The window CGTCGTTCCGGGTCGACATCGAGCGCGTCGCGCAGAACCCGCCGTACGCCACGGGGGTGAGGCAGGCCTCGGACGCCCCAGCCACCATAACGTCCGCGTCCCCGCGCTGGATAACGCGGAACGCATCGCCCACGGCGTTAGCGCCCGTCGAACAGGCCACGGACAGCGCCGTCAGCGGGCCTTTCAGTCCGTGCTCGATCGACACGGCGCACGCGGTCATGTTCACCAGGACTTTCGATACGAAGAATGGCCCCATGCCCCGCGGGCCCTTTTCGGAGTATACCGTGCAACCTTCCTCGATACTGAACGAGCCGCCAATGCCCGAACCGATAATGACCCCCGCGCGGTTCTTGTCGTAGTCCGCATTGTCGAGATTGGCATCCGCAAGCGCCATTCTTGATGCCGCCAGCCCGAAATGCATTACCCGGTCCATTCGGCGCGCCGACTTGGCGTCCATCCAATCTTCGGCCTGGAAATCGCGGACCTCGCCCGCCATTTGGGAGCGGTGTTGCGACGGGTCGAAATGCGTGATGCGGGAAACGCCGTTCTTGCCGGCTAGAAGCCCTTTCCACGTTGCTTCAAGCCCGACCCCGATGGGCGTGATAGCGCTTAGTCCCGTGACGACTACACGACGTTCTTCCTTCACCGATTGATTCCCTTTATGCAATACTTGAGAAAAGGCCCCCACGGCTGCCTCAAGTCGAAGAAGCCGGAAAAGCCGCATTCCACGGTGTTCACCGCGAAGTGCAAAGCGACATGGTACTTACCGAGCGGTCAAAGTTCAAGGAAGCGAATTCCATCTTGGAGAATGGCGTCATGTGAGTTGTCCGGCCACGGGCGGCATTCGCATTCGGCCAACAGACCGCGTACTGATGTGAACCGTGAGACTCAGGGCGAAGATGCGGACAGAAGCACAAAGCACCCTTTCCCTCTCGTATCGAGACGGAAAAGGTGCCTTTGGGTTCTACACCCTCAAACCACAATCACGCCGTCGCTTACGCAAGAAGCTTACGCAGCCGTCCAACAGCCAGGCTGGCAATTCCAAGGCCCACCAGCATGATGGAGCTGGGCTCGGGCACCACGCCCACAAGGACGACAAGGTCATTGTAGTCCCAGTCGTCGTTGGGGTCGTCAGCGCAAAGGTCTTCCCACGCGAGCAGGTAGCTGATCCCATTTTCTGCAACGTACTCGTCCGGAGCGGCAAGCAAGAGCATATGTACCCACGCGTCCGAGTTCCGGTCATATTCCGAGTACCACTCTCTTGTTGTCCGATTCAC of the Candidatus Hydrogenedentota bacterium genome contains:
- the fabF gene encoding beta-ketoacyl-ACP synthase II translates to MKEERRVVVTGLSAITPIGVGLEATWKGLLAGKNGVSRITHFDPSQHRSQMAGEVRDFQAEDWMDAKSARRMDRVMHFGLAASRMALADANLDNADYDKNRAGVIIGSGIGGSFSIEEGCTVYSEKGPRGMGPFFVSKVLVNMTACAVSIEHGLKGPLTALSVACSTGANAVGDAFRVIQRGDADVMVAGASEACLTPVAYGGFCATRSMSTRNDEPQHASRPFDKNRDGFVMGEGVGLAVLEELEHARRRGARIYAELAGYGNTADAYHITAPEPDGDGMIRVMQAALADAGLGPERVGYINAHGTSTVLNDRTETLAIQRVFGEQARKVKISATKSMIGHLMAAAGAAEFVATVMCLYTGKIHPTINYEEPDPECPLDYVPNQAQEAEFDAAMCNAFGFGGGNACLIVKRCGE